ATAGAAGTATAGATAATAGAAACGCCCCAGAAAGAggatcttcttcttttgctgCTAATCAGCTAAAAATATCATCCTTGTTAACTATATCATCCAATGACGATAGCACAAGTTCGCATATAAGCGATTCTAAAAGCAACAAAAATGGCAACAATGCTActatcaataatattccATCGGCTTACACAGAACTCCATACAGACGCAAACAGTGTAGAATCGCTAATAAAATCCCCAAACTCTCCCAGAAATAAATCCCTAACCCCCAAAGTTATTTTGCCTACGCAAAATATGGATGGATCCCTTGCAAAGGATCCTCATTTAGGTGATAATACGCCAGGGATCCTCATAGCAAAAACTAGTTCTCCCGTAAATTTGGATGTTGAAAGCACCGCACAATCTCTAGGAAAATTTAACAAGTCCATTCACTCTTTGAAAGCTGCTCTAACAAAAGCTCCAGTGGAAAAAGTATCTTTGAAACGTAGTAATAGCTCAGTTTCAAACAGTGATTCTAATGTTAACTCTAGTAAAAAGCCTGCACCTGAAAAAGCTAAAAAATCAAGTTCAGTTTCAGCAATACTACCAAAGCCAGTGACCAAGGCATCGAAAAAGAGTACTAGTAACAATAACGACTCAACTAGGAAAAAAACCGCGTCGAATAGGACTACATCAActataaagaaagaatcaAATACCAGCTCCAAGCCGAGTACTATTAAGAAGGAGAACAGCTCTTTATCATCTATTAAAGCCTctgagaaagaaaaagataaaagtGGAAATGGCACTGATTCAAAAAACTCTACCAACGGCGTTAAAAAGGACCCAACTGCAAAATCCCCAAAAAGACTAATAGCTGCACCAACAGTCAACTCACCAAAAGTTCTACAAGCAACAGAAACCAAAGCAAAGGAGCCCTCAATATTGATTGACATTCCATTGTATCAGGCTGATACAAACGACTACTTAGATGAAAACGGTCAGGTTATTTTTAATCTCTCAACTctaataaaagagaaatatcATCCGAAAAACAAAGAACTAGCGCAACTGAAAGATTctaaaagaaatttattaatgCAATTGTCCGATCAATCTAATGGCTCactagaaaaggaaaaagatgaagaatgtGATGTAATAGAACTTGATGACGATGAGGACATGGAGGAAGACGAAGGAGAAATAGATACGGAAACTAACACTGTAACTACCACAAATTCtccgaaaaaaaagtcacaTCCTATGAAaggtaaaaatttgattgGTAAATATGACGTTGAAGATCCTTTCATCGATGATTCAGAGTTATTATGGGAGGAACAACGTGCTGCCACCAAGGAcggtttttttgtttacttTGGTCCATTAATCGAGAAAGGTCACTATGCAAGTCTGGAGCGTGCAAATGGTACCATGAAAAGAGGTGGTGTTAAGAATAAATAAGCATTCTGTCTAGGATTTTCACCAAAATACCTGAAgaactatatatatatatatatatatatatatataaaggtGAGGCTATCTTTTGACGACGTATAATCAGCTTAtatgaagatttttccTCGCCgaatgttttatttttatccaTTTATGTCTATGTCAGTTAATATTATCTTAAATAATAGATAATTTTCACTTTAAAGACTCTATAAACTTGGCTATAAAACCGGAAACAAGAATGGCATCTTGGGTATCTAgaggagaaaaaatgaaataagtAAGAACTTCATTTTATATCAATCAAATAATCATTTAAAGATTCATTTTTATCCAAAATTTCCTTGTAATTCGGAAGCTTATCAGGTCCAACTGATTTCAAATTAgaatcaatttttgaataaacAATCTTCAGTAGATCTTCATCCCATGTTTTTCTTAACACgatgaaaatattcaagtAAGTCAGCAGTAATAAAATATCGCTCTTCTTAGCATCCCCCGTAAATGAATCTTGGATAGTCTGCAGACAGCAATCATGAATAGCTTTCATTCTGGAAGAATCTAATTGAATATAGTATCTAATGTTACTTTGCTGAGACTTGTTATCATCATTAATCCCCagttttgataatttttcactaatTAATTTCGTCTCAGAATTGTCATCTGTCGTAGAAATGCGCTGCCTTGAAAGGTCTTTAAGAACACACAATACGGACGTCTTAGCCAATGCAAGAGGGCATGTCTTAAGCACATCAAGGATAAAGTCAaatgcaattttttcaggAACCAAACATAGTAATCTGGTTAGAAGAGTGAAGGTTATCATTCTTAACTGATGATTGACTTGAACACAATTCTTTTGAAGTAGAACATGTAATAATGTTTTCGTAACGAACACTGAAagattcttcaattctGTTTTTACATCCTCCAAGGGCTCGGTTGTAATAGCATACCATAGCCAGTAACGACTAACTGATTCAACTGCTACGTTAGAGTaaactttggaaaataatgatgGTGTTGTGAATCTCAAGTAGAGATAAATAGCATCAgttatattcattttttttactaaatGTTGATTGGTTTCCAAATAGTTGATACCAGAGAACAATATAACGCCATTAAAGTCCAAGCCaacatttctttcttttgcGGCTTTTTGTACTTCAAACGTATAAGCCAGTTTATACACCattctttccaaaaccAATTTTGCCTCATCGTTAACAGCAGAAGTCTCCTGAGGTACAGACTTGTAAATAATCCTGCATTCTTTTATCACACTCTGGAATTCCTCTTCTATATCAACATCAAGCGAAAACGCCATTTGGTAATACCTGGAAAATAACTCAAGATATTCAGTATAATATGTCGATAATTCAAACTTTTGATGATTTAGCGCGCAATAGTATTTTACGTCGGTGTTAGTAGCAATAGTCTTAATAGGCGTTGAAATCCCAAAAGTACAGAGCCTACGCAACAGCCTGACTTGtatttcactttcttccTCTACAACTTTATCAAACATCTCTTGAGTAAAGTCTTCGTTCAATTGTATGTCTTTTGGTGGGTCGGGGGGGATATAGTTTCTGCAGAATGTGTACACCCTacgaagaaggaaaagagcATCTTCAAAAGTGTCTGCATGGCTATACACGAATTTCTCAACTGTTGTCACGGCAGCTcccaaatattttgaaggaaaCAAAGTAGAAATTCTTTTGAGACTTGCCCCTatgaattcaaataaaatgtaggatttcaacttcaaaaagaatTCACTTGAAACCTTCCTTTCCCCATAGTATGGattagaaaaattctcaatTACTTCTTCAGAGGCCAACGTATTGGTCTTTTCGTTAACAAAGTCTTCCTTATTCTGTTGACCACTCTTGGAAAAATCTTGCACAGAAATGTATGAAAGTAACTCCAGCCCGGTAACTAGACATTTTTTAGGCTCGCCATGGATGGAGATAGCGTAAAAACACTTCATTACACCTTGTACAATCATATTCGTACCTaatcttttatttacatCGACATTATCTTTTGACAAGAACTTCAATAATCCTTTTGGCAAATCCCAACCGATTTCACCGGTAATACTCGGATTATCCTCTAACAATGTGGTCAAagtttcaacaaatttggtcttttcttcatagCTTCCCTCTTGGTCAACTTGCTCACCATATATATCAATCAATGTTACCAGCTCAAGAAGATCCTCCTTCTGAGTTTTGAACGCGTCAGCTAGCTCAAAAAGCAAGTCATCAATTGGTTCCATTGGTGTCTGAGTATTGTATTGAATATCTGGGGTGACCTTCTCTCTTTAATGTTTACTTGCTAACAGTGTTCACCGGCAGTCagtctttatttttttccttgacATTCTCAAATTTAAGGAATCGTCCTTATGAAGGATGCCCGCTTAACACTTGACAGAAAGATGCTTCAGCTCGACAAATAAAGGTGTATCCTTAGCTGTACAACCTACAGTCGAGAGAACCAATGACAGTATGAGTAGGATCCTGGAGAGCGAAAATGAAACAGAAAGTGACGAAAGCTCCATCATATCCACAAACAATGGGACGGCCATGGAAAGATCAAGAAATAATCAAGAACTAAGGTCATCTTCTCATACCGTTCAAAATAGACTGGAACTTTTTAGCAGAAGGTTGTCTCAGCTGGGATTGGCAAGTGACATTTCTGTTGACCAACAAGTTGAAAGTTCTTCCAATGGTACTTATGAGCAGAGAGAGGTGACTAAGATAAATGCACAGACTAGCGAACATAAGAGCcataaagaagaaataaatatcCAAAAGATTCAGATAAAATTTCAACCCATTGGATCCATTGGACAGTTGAAACCTTCTGTCtgcaaaatatcaatgTCACAGTCTTTTGCGATGgttattttatttctcaaaagaCGACTGAAGATGGACCATGTTTATTgttatataaataattcGTTTGCGCCAAGTCCACAACAAAATATCGGAGAGCTTTGGATGCAATTTAAAACCAATGATGAGCTTATTGTAAGTTATTGTGCATCGGTAGCGTTTGGTTGAATATTCTGAGTGCTAAAATAATTTaagaaataagaaatcCGTAGTCGCTCGGAAATTATATACGCTATTTGACAAAGTAGTATATTTGGGCGTTATTAACtcatattttattgtaatgataaagaaatgaaaacgTAGTAAGAGAAAGCACTAACAAGGAAATACAGTTAGCACGTATTTCATCGGAAGTGTTTGATTCTTTTCTGTTTGGTATTTAAATATACATGGGAACATAACTAGATAAAATATACGCCATATATAGTACGGCTAGTATTTTTGGATGTCATAAAATGTAATTAACGAGTTAAcattactttttttgagatGGGGGTAGcgtttcttcttctaggACAACAAGCAAATCTGATGCGTCAACACTTTCACCATCTTTAATGAAAACATCTTTAACTTGACCATCTGCTGGTGAAGAGACAAccatttccattttcatGGCACTCAAAACAGCAATCGATTCACCCTTTTTCACCAAAGAGCCTTTGTGTACTTTAACTTCTATAATAACACCGGCCATTGGTGCACCGATTTGGTGTGTATCGTGGACGTCAGCCTTTGGCTTAGCAACCGATTGTATGTTTTGTGACTTATCAGCAACTCTGATCTTTCTTAATTCACCGTTCAATTCAAAATATACTTCTCTTTGACCAGTCTTCTTATTCAAATCACCAACAGCTTGTAACTTGATAATCAAAGTCTTACCTTGTTCGATTGTGacttcaatttcttcatcaggTTCTGCTGGTGCTaggaaatttttggttggTAGTACCGATAAGTCACCATATGTTTCTCTGATCTTTTGGAAGTCTTCATAGACCCTTGGGTACATATTGTAAGAAGCAACGTCAcattcatcaatatcaccGAATCTGTTTTGCAGGTCTTCTCTAATTTTTTCGAGATCAAATGGTTCTAATTCTAAACCTGGACGACATGTCaactttcttctcttgttTCTTAATACATCAGATCTTAATGGCTCTGGGAACCCACCGTATGGTTGACCAATTAAACCTTCAAAAAAGTCCATAACAGAATCAGGGAAGTCCAAAGAATTAGCTAAACGTCTAATATCGTCGGAAGTCAATTTGTTAGAAACCATGAATTGGGCTAAGTCACCGACAACCTTAGAAGTTGGAGTAACTTTAACAATATCACCCAACAAGTAATTGGCTTCTCTGTAGGCTCTCTTGGTTTCCGCCCATTGTTCACCGAGGCCCAGTTGTTGAGCTTGGAATAACAAGTTAGTCAATTGGCCACCTGGAATTTCATGTTGATAAACTTCTGGATCTGGACCCTTTAAGTCTGCTTCGAAACAAGAATATAACAGTCTCATTTCGGCCCAGTATGCGTCTAATTCACGAACATGCTCAACGTTAATTCCAGTATCAATGTTACCTTCCAATGAAGCCAGCAATGCATTAATTGATGGCTGGGAGGTCAACCCTGACATTGAGTTGATAGCTACATCAACAACATCAGCACCTGCAAGGGCGCATGCAGACATGGACGCAACAGCAGTACCTGCAGAGTCATGACTGTGAACATGAATTGGTAAATCTGGATATCTAGTTCTTAAGGAGCCGATTAATAATCTGGCGGCAGCCGGTTTCATAGTACCTGCCATATCCTTAATACCTAGGATATGAGTACCCATTTGAACTACCTTTTCAACAACTTCTAAGTAGTAATCCAAGTTGTATTTCTTACCTGGCTGAAGCATGTCACCAGAGTAACAAACAGTAGCTTCAACTACACCACCGGCCTTCTTAACAGCATTCACACCAACTTTCAATTGTTCTAAATCATTCAAGGCATCAAAAACTCTAAATATGTCAACACCGTTATCCTTGGCTTGCTTGACGAAATGGTCAATAGCATTGTCAGGCAGTGAAGAGTAAGCTACACCGTTGGCACCACGCAATAACATTTGGAATGGAATATTGGGCACCAAGGCTCTTAATTTTCTTAGACGTTCCCATGGATCTTCATGCAAGAATCTCATTGCGACATCGAATGTAGCACCACCCCAACATTCTAAAGCGAAAGCACCTGCGAGGGCATGTGCGGTTGTCGGAGCGATTGTAGCTAGATCATGGGTTCTGACTCTAGTTGCGAGTAGAGATTGATGAGCGTCTCTCCAGGTGGTATCCATTAACAGAGTACCGTTGAACTGTCTGACTTGCTTGGCAAATTCAGCTGGTCCCCTTTCTAAGAGCACTTGTCTCCATCCGGATGGTGGTGCAGTCTTTGTAACGTTGATGACATTGCCCTGAGTGTCGTGCAAATGAGGAACACTTGGATTTGATTTCAATTTTGGCAAGCCAATTTGACCCTTGATAGAAGAACCGTTGACTGCCAAGTCCGCCAAATAATGTAACAATTTTTGCGCTCTGTTTTGTGACGAAACCATTTGGAACAGTTGTGGTGTGTCATCAATAAAAGTCGTCCAGTATGTACCCTCAATAAAGACCGGATTGGTCAAAAGAGTCAATAAGAAAGGAATGTTGGTCTTGACACCTCTGATTCTGAATTCGATCAGGGCACGAATCATCTTCCTACGGACAATTTCATAAGTGGAACCAGAGCATGAACATTTGACCAGCATTGAGTCGTAGTGAGGAGAGATAGTGGCGCCAGCATAGGCGTTACCACCGTCCAATCTCACACCATTACCACCGGCAGAACGATAGACCTCCAGGCGGCCAGTATCCGGTTGGAAGTTCTTGGAAGGGTCTTCAGTGGTAATACGGCACTGGATGGAAAAACCACGGGTGGTGATTTTGTCCTGTAAAAGACCTAATTGAGTTAAAGTTGCACCCGCAGCAATTTGAATTTGCGCAGAAACAATGTCAATACCAGTAATTTCTTCAGTAATGGTATGCTCCACTTGAATTCTTGGGTtaatttcaatgaaataGTGTCTGTTCTGGTTGTCAACCAAAAATTCAGCAGTACCTGCGTTTCTGTAACCACACACTTTAGCCAATTTAACAGCATCTGTCAAAATAGCATCGCGGACTGCGCGAGGCAGAGTCTTTGCTGGAGCTACTTCGACAACTTTTTGGTGCCTTCTTTGCACAGAACAGtctctttcaaaaagatgAACCACGTTTCCGTGGTTATCGGCTAGCAATTGAACTTCAATATGCTTTGGCTTGTCCAAGAATCTTTCCACAAAACAGGTACCGTTACCGAAAGCAGTGCGCGCTTCTGACGTAGCACGCTGAAAAGCATCAGCAACGTCGTCACCTTCCCTAACGACTCTCATACCTctaccaccaccaccaaaAGCGGCTTTAATAATCACCGGGTAGCCATATTCATTAACGAAGTCAAGTGCCTCTTGCACAGTTTCGATGGGTCCTGGAGTACCGGGAACAGTGGGAACATTAGCTCTTGCTGCCAAGTGTCTGGCAGAGACCTTGTCACCTACAGAGTTAATGACTTCAGCTGGAGGTCCAATCCAAGTAATACCGGCCTTCACCACTTTGTCGGCGAATTCCGAATTTTCAGACAAGAACCCATAACCTGGATGGATGAAATCCACTTTATGCTTTTTTGCAATCTCGATGATCTCGTCCATGGCCAAGTACGCACCCACAGGTGTATACTGGCCCTCTTCCCCGATGACGTACGCTTCATCGGCCTTCAACCTATGCATTGAAAGACGGTCCTCATGAGAGTATATGGCGGTGGTTCTCATGGACAGCTCATGAGCGGATCTAAAAATTCTAATCGGAATTTCACCTCTATTGGCGACCAAgattttattcttttcgCCGAGCAAGCTGAAATTGTCCCTAAGACCGGCCAATTTCTTGCTACTgctcattttttattttgttctcTGTTTCTCTCACTTTCTGTCTTAGTAACTGTTCTTATCTTGCAATATaacaattggaaaaaaaaaaactcaaatGACGGGCCCCAGATAATGAGCTACACGAGTTTAAAAGAATAGAGGGACTTGTTTATGTATGTAATCAAGTAAAGATGCtgaaagcaagaaaaaagaaaaaagactAAAAATCACAGAAACACAATAGGAAATATCCGATGGGGATACCTCTAACCTAACACTCCCTGCGCCGGTTCTCACTCTTATAATAAATAGCTCGAGACGTAACTGCCAAAagtgcaaaaaaaagtgaaaaactATTAGAAAATTAAttgcgaaaaaaaaaggttagTCATATGTGCCTTTGCGGCGTCTTCCGCAGGAAGGGCCCCTCTCTGCCAATCACAAAAGAGCTGGCTGTGCCTGTACGGTTTGCTATCAGCGGCAAATGCCGAAGTCGGGTAATACATTCGTTGCTAGTGATGAATATTCGATATTCCTTTTACCATAACAGGGTCTTAACTGATCAGGTGATGTATAAGGAGGGTCGTATAATATACATTCCCTCTATATAGGAGAAAATGACGATTCTTATTAATTGATCTATGTTGGCaattattttgatttttgtttcctaagataaataaaaaaag
The nucleotide sequence above comes from Saccharomyces paradoxus chromosome II, complete sequence. Encoded proteins:
- the YBP1 gene encoding Ybp1p (Protein involved in cellular response to oxidative stress~similar to YBR216C); its protein translation is MEPIDDLLFELADAFKTQKEDLLELVTLIDIYGEQVDQEGSYEEKTKFVETLTTLLEDNPSITGEIGWDLPKGLLKFLSKDNVDVNKRLGTNMIVQGVMKCFYAISIHGEPKKCLVTGLELLSYISVQDFSKSGQQNKEDFVNEKTNTLASEEVIENFSNPYYGERKVSSEFFLKLKSYILFEFIGASLKRISTLFPSKYLGAAVTTVEKFVYSHADTFEDALFLLRRVYTFCRNYIPPDPPKDIQLNEDFTQEMFDKVVEEESEIQVRLLRRLCTFGISTPIKTIATNTDVKYYCALNHQKFELSTYYTEYLELFSRYYQMAFSLDVDIEEEFQSVIKECRIIYKSVPQETSAVNDEAKLVLERMVYKLAYTFEVQKAAKERNVGLDFNGVILFSGINYLETNQHLVKKMNITDAIYLYLRFTTPSLFSKVYSNVAVESVSRYWLWYAITTEPLEDVKTELKNLSVFVTKTLLHVLLQKNCVQVNHQLRMITFTLLTRLLCLVPEKIAFDFILDVLKTCPLALAKTSVLCVLKDLSRQRISTTDDNSETKLISEKLSKLGINDDNKSQQSNIRYYIQLDSSRMKAIHDCCLQTIQDSFTGDAKKSDILLLLTYLNIFIVLRKTWDEDLLKIVYSKIDSNLKSVGPDKLPNYKEILDKNESLNDYLIDIK
- the ATG12 gene encoding Atg12p (Ubiquitin-like modifier involved in autophagy and the Cvt pathway~similar to YBR217W), which encodes MSRILESENETESDESSIISTNNGTAMERSRNNQELRSSSHTVQNRLELFSRRLSQLGLASDISVDQQVESSSNGTYEQREVTKINAQTSEHKSHKEEINIQKIQIKFQPIGSIGQLKPSVCKISMSQSFAMVILFLKRRLKMDHVYCYINNSFAPSPQQNIGELWMQFKTNDELIVSYCASVAFG
- the HPC2 gene encoding Hpc2p (Subunit of the HIR complex~similar to YBR215W); this encodes MDPKTTAFNNSKSNNEPSISSSETQTHSDTKVQVLNTDSNNIKEETEGDSEDLLNKLSNKKTNRKIPNIAEELAKNRNYVKGASPSPVIVSTSSSTPPSGPPSSSTNSMGIPTNRFSKNTIELYQHSPSSAISTDKTDTEERRQNNRSIDNRNAPERGSSSFAANQLKISSLLTISSNDDSTSSHISDSKSNKNGNNATINNIPSAYTELHTDANSVESLIKSPNSPRNKSLTPKVILPTQNMDGSLAKDPHLGDNTPGILIAKTSSPVNLDVESTAQSLGKFNKSIHSLKAALTKAPVEKVSLKRSNSSVSNSDSNVNSSKKPAPEKAKKSSSVSAILPKPVTKASKKSTSNNNDSTRKKTASNRTTSTIKKESNTSSKPSTIKKENSSLSSIKASEKEKDKSGNGTDSKNSTNGVKKDPTAKSPKRLIAAPTVNSPKVLQATETKAKEPSILIDIPLYQADTNDYLDENGQVIFNLSTLIKEKYHPKNKELAQLKDSKRNLLMQLSDQSNGSLEKEKDEECDVIELDDDEDMEEDEGEIDTETNTVTTTNSPKKKSHPMKGKNLIGKYDVEDPFIDDSELLWEEQRAATKDGFFVYFGPLIEKGHYASLERANGTMKRGGVKNK
- the PYC2 gene encoding pyruvate carboxylase 2 (Pyruvate carboxylase isoform~similar to YBR218C); the encoded protein is MSSSKKLAGLRDNFSLLGEKNKILVANRGEIPIRIFRSAHELSMRTTAIYSHEDRLSMHRLKADEAYVIGEEGQYTPVGAYLAMDEIIEIAKKHKVDFIHPGYGFLSENSEFADKVVKAGITWIGPPAEVINSVGDKVSARHLAARANVPTVPGTPGPIETVQEALDFVNEYGYPVIIKAAFGGGGRGMRVVREGDDVADAFQRATSEARTAFGNGTCFVERFLDKPKHIEVQLLADNHGNVVHLFERDCSVQRRHQKVVEVAPAKTLPRAVRDAILTDAVKLAKVCGYRNAGTAEFLVDNQNRHYFIEINPRIQVEHTITEEITGIDIVSAQIQIAAGATLTQLGLLQDKITTRGFSIQCRITTEDPSKNFQPDTGRLEVYRSAGGNGVRLDGGNAYAGATISPHYDSMLVKCSCSGSTYEIVRRKMIRALIEFRIRGVKTNIPFLLTLLTNPVFIEGTYWTTFIDDTPQLFQMVSSQNRAQKLLHYLADLAVNGSSIKGQIGLPKLKSNPSVPHLHDTQGNVINVTKTAPPSGWRQVLLERGPAEFAKQVRQFNGTLLMDTTWRDAHQSLLATRVRTHDLATIAPTTAHALAGAFALECWGGATFDVAMRFLHEDPWERLRKLRALVPNIPFQMLLRGANGVAYSSLPDNAIDHFVKQAKDNGVDIFRVFDALNDLEQLKVGVNAVKKAGGVVEATVCYSGDMLQPGKKYNLDYYLEVVEKVVQMGTHILGIKDMAGTMKPAAARLLIGSLRTRYPDLPIHVHSHDSAGTAVASMSACALAGADVVDVAINSMSGLTSQPSINALLASLEGNIDTGINVEHVRELDAYWAEMRLLYSCFEADLKGPDPEVYQHEIPGGQLTNLLFQAQQLGLGEQWAETKRAYREANYLLGDIVKVTPTSKVVGDLAQFMVSNKLTSDDIRRLANSLDFPDSVMDFFEGLIGQPYGGFPEPLRSDVLRNKRRKLTCRPGLELEPFDLEKIREDLQNRFGDIDECDVASYNMYPRVYEDFQKIRETYGDLSVLPTKNFLAPAEPDEEIEVTIEQGKTLIIKLQAVGDLNKKTGQREVYFELNGELRKIRVADKSQNIQSVAKPKADVHDTHQIGAPMAGVIIEVKVHKGSLVKKGESIAVLSAMKMEMVVSSPADGQVKDVFIKDGESVDASDLLVVLEEETLPPSQKK